In the Ascochyta rabiei chromosome 17, complete sequence genome, one interval contains:
- a CDS encoding Protein spt10 codes for MPAMLDDPTAPVIVRTSGQVCYPTPGGPLPVGIAPIQVTLRDRVTLATIIPFSAPNQVPRSLLAYLCDQLGREIEKGDTYPMVEPLPLDSFGPYWFGVFGAIVLLGEIQHGRELHDMARTGCDWERECLGSFYIKPNYPGRSSHVCNGGFLVTDASRNRGVGRLMGETYLDWAPKLGYTYSVFNLVYETNLASCRIWDALGFKRIGRVKGCGNLKSYPGELVDAIIYGRDLGQDDDLVSEERFDKIRFYLKNGKYPNGADRAEKSRLRSAATHYKLTPATEDEPEKLWLKGKEVISDAQRQYEIARDVHHKSHGGINKTTAAIAELYHWVRIKETVSQVIRNCPECSEMNKGLSAMRANQSRSSQTTSGQRQYSPPANDQHISPPATNHFSQHQATDPADSPSYPPQVELTQHPQPSPQPQQPTYPQYPNDTYDMPLDPALVRGVQHLADLPPSPFLAAQGQSGDSHLGGLDLPDAPESYRRTSGPQRRAPTARAEMRRRLDRVARYGQRGA; via the coding sequence ATGCCGGCCATGCTTGACGATCCGACCGCGCCCGTCATTGTCCGCACGTCTGGTCAAGTCTGCTACCCTACGCCGGGCGGCCCGCTCCCTGTCGGCATCGCGCCCATCCAAGTGACACTGCGTGACCGAGTGACTCTGGCCACCATCATCCCTTTCTCTGCCCCAAACCAGGTGCCTCGGTCCCTGCTGGCCTACCTGTGCGACCAGCTGGGCCGTGAAATTGAAAAGGGCGATACCTACCCCATGGTCGAGCCGCTGCCGCTCGACAGCTTCGGCCCGTACTGGTTCGGCGTCTTTGGCGCCATTGTGCTGCTGGGCGAGATCCAGCATGGGCGCGAGCTGCACGACATGGCACGCACTGGCTGTGATTGGGAGCGCGAGTGTCTGGGAAGCTTCTACATCAAGCCAAACTACCCTGGCCGCTCCAGCCACGTCTGCAACGGGGGCTTCTTGGTCACGGATGCCTCGCGGAATCGAGGCGTTGGCCGCTTGATGGGCGAGACGTATCTGGACTGGGCCCCCAAACTCGGCTACACGTACTCGGTCTTCAACCTCGTCTACGAGACCAACCTAGCCTCGTGTCGCATATGGGACGCCTTGGGCTTCAAGCGCATCGGCCGTGTCAAGGGTTGTGGCAACCTCAAGTCGTACCCAGGCGAGCTTGTGGATGCCATCATCTACGGCCGTGATCTGGGCCAGGACGATGACCTTGTGTCGGAAGAACGCTTCGACAAGATACGCTTCTATCTGAAAAACGGAAAATACCCAAATGGTGCTGACAGAGCCGAGAAGAGTCGTCTGCGCAGTGCAGCCACGCACTACAAGCTGACACCAGCCACCGAAGACGAGCCAGAGAAGCTGTGGCTCAAAGGCAAAGAGGTCATCTCCGATGCCCAGCGACAATACGAGATTGCGCGAGACGTCCACCACAAGTCCCACGGCGGCATCAACAAAACCACAGCCGCAATTGCCGAGCTCTATCACTGGGTGCGCATCAAGGAGACTGTCAGCCAAGTCATTCGCAACTGCCCCGAGTGCAGTGAGATGAACAAAGGCCTGTCCGCCATGCGGGCAAACCAGTCGCGTTCGTCACAAACCACCAGTGGACAACGACAGTATTCACCACCTGCTAACGACCAACACATTTCTCCGCCAGCTACCAACCACTTCTCACAGCACCAAGCCACTGATCCTGCAGACTCGCCCAGCTACCCACCTCAAGTCGAACTAACGCAACACCCACAACCATCGCCACAACCACAGCAGCCTACCTATCCTCAGTACCCCAACGACACGTACGACATGCCCCTCGATCCAGCTCTCGTGCGGGGCGTTCAACATCTGGCAGATCTTCCACCGAGTCCGTTCCTCGCCGCTCAGGGTCAGAGTGGAGATAGTCACTTGGGCGGGTTGGACCTGCCGGATGCACCTGAATCCTACCGCCGTACGAGTGGGCCGCAGCGGCGAGCGCCAACTGCAAGGGCAGAGATGAGGCGGAGGTTGGATCGTGTTGCGAGGTATGGGCAGCGGGGCGCTTGA
- a CDS encoding Beta-N-acetylhexosaminidase, translating into MRDLLLVSAATASILFARHAEAVAANPLPKPSHITWGDSGCFSVGTLALSAPDHQVLQQAFDRAASTITELKWIPAAVEAPIREFEPFPSSTASKKKSRKKRQYGVPPTGNCTGRLTTVTVDIADTHASLQHGVNESYTLDVSAGSDSVDISAETVYGALHAFTTLQQIVINDGQGNLIVEQPVSIQDQPLYPVRGIMVDSGRNFISKKKILEQIDGMALSKLNVLHWHMVDSQSWPLEISAYPEMTEDAYARNQVFSQATLKEIISYAAARAVRIIPEIDMPGHASSGWKQIDESILTCQDSWWSNDDWSLHTAVEPNPGQLDILNNKTYEVTGRVYKEVADIFPDNWFHIGGDELFLNCNNFSSLATDFFASGKTMGDLYQYWVDHAIPNFRKQANKTFVMWEDVKLSAAVAATGEVPKDIVLQAWNNGLSHISNLTDAGYKVIVSSSDFIYLDCGYGGWVGNDPRYNVMVNPNATDGSPNFNWGAGGGSWCAPYKTWQRVYDYDFTFNLTEAQKSLVQGAIAPLWSEQVDDVVISQKMWPRAAALAELVWSGNRDENGNKRTTELTQRILNFREYLVANGVQAAPLMPKYCLQHPHACDLYQNQTVLHVPTA; encoded by the coding sequence ATGCGCGACCTTCTGCTGGTCTCCGCGGCTACGGCTTCCATCCTGTTCGCCAGGCATGCTGAAGCCGTCGCCGCCAACCCACTTCCCAAGCCCTCCCACATCACCTGGGGCGACTCCGGGTGCTTCTCCGTTGGAACGTTAGCACTGTCAGCGCCTGATCACCAAGTCTTGCAGCAAGCCTTTGACCGTGCAGCCAGCACCATCACAGAGCTCAAGTGGATCCCTGCAGCGGTGGAGGCGCCGATCCGAGAATTCGAACCATTCCCGTCATCGACTGCTTCTAAGAAGAAgtcgaggaagaagaggcaATACGGCGTACCGCCTACCGGCAATTGCACAGGTCGTCTCACCACGGTCACCGTCGATATCGCCGATACACATGCCTCTCTGCAGCACGGCGTCAACGAATCCTACACGTTGGACGTCTCCGCAGGCTCCGACTCTGTTGACATCTCCGCCGAGACGGTGTACGGGGCACTCCATGCTTTCACTACTCTTCAGCAGATTGTCATCAATGACGGTCAGGGGAACCTGATCGTTGAGCAGCCCGTGTCCATCCAGGATCAGCCACTTTACCCTGTGCGTGGAATCATGGTCGACAGTGGTCGCAACTTCATCTCCAAGAAGAAGATACTGGAACAGATTGACGGCATGGCGCTATCGAAGCTGAACGTCCTGCATTGGCACATGGTCGACTCTCAGTCCTGGCCTCTGGAGATCTCTGCGTACCCTGAGATGACGGAAGATGCATACGCACGCAACCAAGTGTTTTCTCAGGCTACGCTCAAGGAGATCATCAGCTATGCCGCTGCTCGCGCCGTTCGTATCATCCCGGAGATTGATATGCCAGGTCACGCCAGTTCTGGGTGGAAGCAGATTGACGAGAGCATCTTGACGTGCCAGGACAGCTGGTGGTCCAACGATGACTGGTCGTTGCACACTGCCGTGGAGCCGAACCCTGGTCAGCTTGACATTTTGAACAACAAGACGTACGAGGTTACCGGAAGGGTGTACAAGGAAGTCGCCGACATCTTCCCTGACAACTGGTTCCATATCGGTGGAGACGAGCTGTTTCTCAACTGCAACAACTTCAGCTCTCTTGCGACCGATTTCTTCGCGTCCGGAAAGACGATGGGTGACTTGTATCAGTACTGGGTCGACCACGCCATTCCGAATTTCCGCAAACAGGCCAACAAGACATTTGTCATGTGGGAAGACGTCAAGCTCTCCGCAGCCGTTGCTGCGACGGGGGAAGTACCGAAGGACATTGTCCTGCAAGCGTGGAACAACGGGCTCTCGCACATCTCGAATCTGACAGATGCAGGCTACAAGGTCATTGTATCCTCTTCCGACTTCATCTACCTGGACTGCGGGTACGGCGGCTGGGTGGGCAACGACCCTCGGTACAACGTCATGGTCAACCCCAATGCCACGGACGGAAGCCCCAACTTCAACTGGGGAGCGGGTGGGGGGTCCTGGTGCGCGCCGTACAAGACGTGGCAGCGCGTCTACGACTACGACTTCACCTTCAACCTCACCGAGGCGCAGAAGTCACTGGTGCAAGGTGCCATTGCGCCGCTGTGGTCTGAGCAAGTGGACGATGTAGTCATCAGCCAGAAGATGTGGCCTCGGGCTGCGGCGCTGGCCGAGCTTGTGTGGTCGGGCAACCGCGACGAGAATGGCAACAAGAGGACCACGGAGCTGACGCAGCGCATCCTGAACTTTCGCGAGTATCTCGTGGCCAACGGTGTTCAGGCCGCTCCTTTGATGCCCAAGTACTGCCTGCAGCATCCCCATGCGTGCGACCTGTACCAGAACCAGACGGTGCTGCATGTGCCGACTGCATGA